The segment ACATTAAACCAACAAAACTAAAGATTCAAAAAGGTAATGATGTTTGTTGCTTACTTGCTTGTAATCTCCGTATCACCTATGACTTTGAATAATCCAGGTTTACGTATGAAACAGTAATTTGTTGACACATCACACATATACTGTGATGGTATAATCGTAAATTATTGCATGCAAGTTACACACAGCTTTTATGGTGTTTTGAACGTACAGCATATTGTTTTATCTGATAACACAGCATATGTTGCCAAAACATCAATTTTGTATAACAAATTAATTCTTCACAGCATGGGACAAAACTCACCTCACAAAGAGGAAACTGCAAAATAATAGACTGACATATCAGCGAAGTGGGAATCATCATATGAGTCGCACGTGGAACGCGAGGCACCGTCTTTGACATATGCTACGTCGGCGTGATTGGGTTTTAGCAAGTGCATCCAGGTGACACGTATCATAATTCTATccctttttaaaatatagtttttcatTAAATAGATCTGTTGATTTTTCAAGAATTGGCACTCTGTTATGCTGTGTATTTACGACTTTCATAACTTCTAGTTGTGTTCACGAGTCTAAAAGACTGAAACTATGGTGGCATTGGCAACGCCAGTTTTGAAGTGGTAGAATATTAATGATGTGAAAGTAGTGACTAAATTTCGTCACATTATTATGATTTTCTTGTAGCGAACTCTCACAAGATTCGATATATGACTAATcaaactttagtttttttttggcatctcattttattaaaaagccCATGAAGAGCTATAAGTAACACATATATACAAAGAGGCATAAAGAAAAGCCCAAACTTTAAAAACCCAAGTTCAACTCATTGCATTTGCCATCGTTCACTTGCTTATGTTTGTCATGACGTAGACCCTTCTTCCTCAACTCCTACACCACACACAATTCGGATAATATACGGTTAGATCTGCTATGCCTATAAAGAAAATAGAGTGTTCATAAACATAAGTCActacataaaaaatatttataatgcGATCTGGTCGAGTACGAAAATTCAGATTCTTAATAAATAGTGTGTTCATATAATCATCATGTAACGTTTTTATTTCGGGTCtttcataattctttttttgttggGCCATAACATCTTTAGTCCAACATGTATAGTAACCAAAAAAGGATTATAGTAAACATTTCCCGCGTTTTGGCACATTTTTGTTGGTCCACACAACTTTTAGTCCAAAAACCTTATCGTGCGCATTGATTAGTTTTCACAACCAAAAGGAAAGAGCCATAGGTAAAAATGTCATTGTAGGTGTTCGAACTCGAGTCCTTTCAGTTTACTATAATTAAATGCGGAAACAAGACCAAGATTGTTCGGAAAAAGATGCATATTTTCCCATTGATTCTGAAAAAGATTTTACAAGATCTGAAACTGAAACAATCGAATCAACCGCCGAATCCATACAGAGTCCGACCCTGCCTCTTGAGGGCGTAGACAACGTCCATGGCCGTGACTGTTTTTCGGCGAGCGTGCTCCGTGTACGTAACGGCGTCGCGAATCACGTTCTCTAGAAAGATCTTGAGAACGCCGCGAGTCTCTTCGTAGATCAAACCGCTGATACGCTTCACACCTCCTCTTCTCGCTAGACGACGGATCGCTGGTTTGGTGATTCCTTGGATGTTGTCTCGGAGAACTTTCCGATGCCTCTTGGCTCCTCCCTTTCCCAATCCTTTTCCTCCCTTTCCTCGCCCTGACATTTTTTTCTCGGGAAATGTTAATATTCAAAAGCTTCGATGAGAGAGAATAATATATTGATGGTTGAGTGAATAGGGGGAGGTAATGAGGTTTTTATATAAAAGGGGGTGAGACGAGAATGATTTGTGTGAgtgtttttaataaatttgagAGATTCTGCATCGTCAGATCGTTTACAATCGACGGTTGTTGTCATCGATCCGCGTGGTTGTAAGCTTCTGACTTTTAAACCGTTAGATATGTTGCTATCCGCGTCATATGCGTGAGTGAGATTTTGAACCGTAAGATCTTGTGATTGGCGATTCGCAAGACGAGGGTAACGAGCGGGAGTGTGAATGCTTAAGCGCGGACATGACAATATTTTAACgaaattatttgtatttgtatttttcgTTACTTTTGTGCGTTGCACTCATCGGACGTGCCCGACTCCCTTGGAACCGGAACCGGAATCGAAACCTTCTGGAACTTTATGGAATCTCGCTTTCACaacatttctaaaatattttctataaaaatatgttgGAAGTTTATGATTCAGTTTTAGAATCACGCTtctattcttttaaaataaaatacaatgtcatgtatcaataaaaaaaactataatccCGGTCATtggggaattaacatttcggcatcaCCAGGGACAGAtgaccgacacgtggcaacacgtgactagtctggatcacttctgtGAGGCCAGGATACCtctatataattcaaaaaaaaaatatatataatcatagtttttaatttatgtaaaatccaaattttaatagtaaatgaatagagagaatataaatatataaatattaaaattaatactagaaattatatttatgtatagatgtttttattaaacatatataatatatacaaatatattgtgtcaattatttatgaagtattaaaaataattaatataataatttcttttaaaaaatctcgaTTTTGTGCCTAGCTTcagtttccatgtaacataatTTGTGATTAATGATAGTTTTCTAGGGTTTAGAGGGGCATAAGTAATAATGGAGAAAAGGTTCCTAAAAGAGAAGCAAAGTAGCTCagaggaaagaagaagaagcaactcAGAGATAAACGATTTACCAGATTCATTTCTTTGTCACATACTCTTTTTTCTCTCGACAAAATATTCAGTTCGAAGCAGCCTTTTGTCCAAACGTTGGAGGAGTCTCTGGTTACAGGTTCCTGCTTTCGACTTGGACTCACTCCAATTCAACGATGATGTTTTCAGTTTTACGGACTTCGTCCATAGATTTCTTAAATCTGACGAAAATCTAACCTTGAATAGATTCAAGTTGATCTGTTCTCCTGACgatattgatgatgatgataataatgATAGTGTTTTGGAGTTGTGGATAGATGCTTTAGTTAGGCGTAGGGTTCATCATCTGGATTTTCAAGTTAACTCAGACGATGACAAAATAGTTTGTATGCCTCTTTCGCTATATTCATGTAATACCTTGGCCAACTTAAGTCTCTACCACGTAGCTTTGAGTGACATGGAACTAGAGTTTGTTGCTTCCCTACCTTGTCTGAAGGTTATGTGTTTAGATACTGTAAGGTATGAGTATGACGATTCGCTGATCCATGACGAATCCAATTACCTTGAGACACTTCTAACCAGCTGCCCGGTTCTTGAAAAGTTAACCATAATCAGGGATATATTTGATtatcttaaaattatttgtGTGCGCTCCAAGTCTTTAAAAAGTTTAACTCTATGGGTTGACTCATGCCAAGTTGGTCTCTTGGAAGATCATGTTGTGGAAATAGATGCTTCGAAGCTTGAGCATATGAGTCTCCGTGATCACTTATCTAGAAGCATCGTTATACACAGTATTGCTCCCTATGCATCGGTGAACATCGATGTTCACTTTGATGGGAATGATGGTTATACATCACTGGAccaagatgatgatgattctaATTCCAAGAGGACTATGATCCGTAATTTCCTCACCAAGATATCCACAGTCTCCCGCATGGAGATCTCTTACAATACTCTAGAGGTCATCCATGATTACTCAAAATTGGAACAGTTACCTCACTTCTCTAACTTGTCTTGGTTATATGCTTCTTTCCTTGACTCGTTTTGGGAATTGCTGCCAACCTTTCTTTGTTGCTGTCCGAATCGACACACACTCTTCTTGGTGAGTCTCTTATTATTCTCTTGTATGTAAAAGTTTGCATATTCATCCCATAAAACTTAACCATCTCTTTGTTTGGGGCATATTAATTATCAGGAATTTGTGTTTGATATAGAGGAAAGCCCAATGAAACTCTCATCTGTGCCGCCGTGTTTCGTATCGTCTCTCAAGTATGTTAAGCTTGCGACGCAAGGCACAACAAAAACATCAAGCCAGATGAAATTAGCTAGATATTTCCTGAGTCATTGTGCTGTCCTGAAGAAACTGAGCTTAAGCAAGAGTTTTGGTGATGGCatcatcaagaaaataaaaaagattcaaAGAAAGTCTAGAGAGTGCATCATTGTCACTGGTTGTCTGGTTAAGCCACACAACTTATACCATAGACAAGATGAATAATGAATCCAACTCTTATAGTAGTAGTAATCCAGTGTAAGACTATTTtagcttttttcttttttttgttgtgtgtgTGAGCATGGCTTCATGTTTCCTAGGTTCGATCTAGATGTTATCAAGCTAGTTTTCCTTCTTTAAAGAGTTTATACTGTCGATCAGACTCTATTAATCTTATATCTTATGAAGTTGGGTGTTATGTGAAAAAAAGAAAGGAGATAGTTTTCTTCATCAGTGAAATAAGGTTCTTGGTGTGTGTTTTAGGCGCTTTTTGTTAGGAAATTGTAATTTTGCGGTTTAGAAACTTGTATGGAGATTTGAGAATCAAGATAACAAGTCTTTAATGAAGTTTGAGATATACTTTACAGAGAATCCTGTCAGTCATAAACACATTTTCCGAAATTTACTTCCATTGTACTTTCTGGAGCattttactttgatttttcAAAGGTACTTTCTTGATTTTTCAGTATTTAAATGAAATCAGAGGTAATAAGAGATAAAATGATAAGTTTCAACAAATAATCACCGGACAAAATTCTCTTCAAATCCCAAATACTAAAACAAACGTTAAAAAAAGAGTAGCTTGTCATCCTGAGAGAAACGATGCTCATTTCTTCTTCTCAGtagcaccaccaccaccagacCTACATTCATTACAACAACAAAATCAATTTCTTTTGCTGTCTATGCTTTAGCTGAAATGAGTATTCGGAATGGAAATTTCAATTAGAAGATAGTTTTGCTCCTAGTTAACTATGCTATACAATAAGTTAGGCTTTGATTCCACAGGTAAGAGACATCAAGAAGAGCAATAGTGAAATGGAGCTTAGGGTTTCTTTACCTCATCTTGCGGAGAACGCTAGACATCTCCTCTCTCTTCCTCTTGGCTCTCTTGTGGGTTCC is part of the Brassica rapa cultivar Chiifu-401-42 chromosome A09, CAAS_Brap_v3.01, whole genome shotgun sequence genome and harbors:
- the LOC103841296 gene encoding F-box/FBD/LRR-repeat protein At1g16930, encoding MEKRFLKEKQSSSEERRRSNSEINDLPDSFLCHILFFLSTKYSVRSSLLSKRWRSLWLQVPAFDLDSLQFNDDVFSFTDFVHRFLKSDENLTLNRFKLICSPDDIDDDDNNDSVLELWIDALVRRRVHHLDFQVNSDDDKIVCMPLSLYSCNTLANLSLYHVALSDMELEFVASLPCLKVMCLDTVRYEYDDSLIHDESNYLETLLTSCPVLEKLTIIRDIFDYLKIICVRSKSLKSLTLWVDSCQVGLLEDHVVEIDASKLEHMSLRDHLSRSIVIHSIAPYASVNIDVHFDGNDGYTSLDQDDDDSNSKRTMIRNFLTKISTVSRMEISYNTLEVIHDYSKLEQLPHFSNLSWLYASFLDSFWELLPTFLCCCPNRHTLFLEFVFDIEESPMKLSSVPPCFVSSLKYVKLATQGTTKTSSQMKLARYFLSHCAVLKKLSLSKSFGDGIIKKIKKIQRKSRECIIVTGCLVKPHNLYHRQDE
- the LOC103841295 gene encoding histone H4; its protein translation is MSGRGKGGKGLGKGGAKRHRKVLRDNIQGITKPAIRRLARRGGVKRISGLIYEETRGVLKIFLENVIRDAVTYTEHARRKTVTAMDVVYALKRQGRTLYGFGG